A part of Solenopsis invicta isolate M01_SB chromosome 2, UNIL_Sinv_3.0, whole genome shotgun sequence genomic DNA contains:
- the LOC105200859 gene encoding glycine receptor subunit alphaZ1 isoform X2, giving the protein MRRALPVVLLHLWWNSLPEVCSSSLFNEDVNNCTMTSRLILPEDYVKAIRPLGAPVIVNFNILVVDINSINVEDMDFRVDMFVSQSWIESRLNTSQDIFEEGDDYAILPPEFFDNLWQPDPYFLNSKVSEIATLNRKFSLVTLYRNKTIKYFARINAIVACQMEFQLYPMDIQICPIYIESFSYDRKKLRLKWDAGGVTVNPELKLLQYDIGKPMVFEETIDYMLEKNVFFRFERQIGHHLIQTFAPSTLVVMLSWFSFWLDLDAIPGRIALLVTSMLTLVTMFTGLKSDIPPVAYIKALDVWMAGCMMFVFAALSEFVVVKVLDFRRIKNDTQSFMESCSFSRLMMKRQSVWNGEFLHASKSRNNPTNKHLLPTLWLDPECQIKQTCKTRSQQIDCYSRVVFPILFLLFVVLYWPIVLFKSAIIK; this is encoded by the exons ATGAGGCGCGCGCTTCCAGTAGTTTTGCTTCACTTATGGTGGAATTCTCTCCCGGAAGTATGTTCCTCGAG CTTGTTCAACGAAGATGTCAACAATTGCACTATGACGTCGAGGCTAATTCTACCAGAAGATTATGTCAAAG CAATTAGACCATTGGGAGCGCCTGTAATCGTCAACTTCAATATTTTAGTGGTCGACATTAACTCTATCAACGTTGAAGATATGGATTTTCG TGTGGACATGTTCGTTAGTCAAAGTTGGATAGAATCTCGACTGAATACGTCTCAAGATATTTTTGAAGAAGGCGACGATTATGCCATACTTCCCCCGGAATTTTTTGATAATCTTTGGCAACCGgatccatattttttaaattcgaaAGTTTCCG agATTGCGACTTTAAACCGTAAATTCTCATTAGTCACGTTATACcgaaataaaactattaaatattttgcacgAATTAACGCTATTGTCGCCTGTCAAATGGAGTTTCAATTGTACCCGATGGATATTCAAATCTGCCCAATTTACATAGAAAGCT TTTCTtatgacagaaaaaaattgcgCTTAAAGTGGGACGCGGGCGGTGTTACGGTAAATCCCGAATTGAAGCTTCTACAATACGACATTGGGAAGCCAATGGTATTCGAAGAAACTATAGATTATATGCTCGAGAAAAAtg TCTTCTTTCGCTTCGAGAGGCAAATCGGTCACCACTTGATACAAACGTTCGCACCGTCGACTCTCGTTGTGATGCTCTCCTGGTTCAGCTTCTGGCTGGACCTGGACGCGATTCCTGGTCGAATAGCTCTTCTGGTGACGAGTATGCTTACATTGGTAACGATGTTCACCGGTCTTAAAAGTGATATTCCACCAGTGGCGTATATCAAA GCATTGGACGTTTGGATGGCTGGCTGCATGATGTTCGTGTTCGCAGCTTTAAGTGAATTCGTCGTAGTGAAAGTGCTCGACTTCCGACGCATAAAAAATGATACGCAAAGTTTCATGGAATCTTGCTCGTTCTCG CGATTAATGATGAAAAGACAAAGCGTTTGGAATGGTGAGTTCTTACATGCGAGCAAATCGAGAAATAATCCTACCAATAAGCATCTACTGCCAACTCTCTGGCTAGATCCTGAATGCCAGATTAAACAAACGTGTAAAACACGCTCTCAACAAATAGATTGCTACAGCAGAGTTGTATTTCCTATACTCTTTTTGCTTTTTGTGGTTCTATATTGGCCGATAGTATTGTTTAAAAGcgctataataaaataa
- the LOC105200859 gene encoding glycine receptor subunit alphaZ1 isoform X1: protein MRRALPVVLLHLWWNSLPEVCSSSLFNEDVNNCTMTSRLILPEDYVKAIRPLGAPVIVNFNILVVDINSINVEDMDFRVDMFVSQSWIESRLNTSQDIFEEGDDYAILPPEFFDNLWQPDPYFLNSKVSEIATLNRKFSLVTLYRNKTIKYFARINAIVACQMEFQLYPMDIQICPIYIESFSYDRKKLRLKWDAGGVTVNPELKLLQYDIGKPMVFEETIDYMLEKNGNFSRLVVFFRFERQIGHHLIQTFAPSTLVVMLSWFSFWLDLDAIPGRIALLVTSMLTLVTMFTGLKSDIPPVAYIKALDVWMAGCMMFVFAALSEFVVVKVLDFRRIKNDTQSFMESCSFSRLMMKRQSVWNGEFLHASKSRNNPTNKHLLPTLWLDPECQIKQTCKTRSQQIDCYSRVVFPILFLLFVVLYWPIVLFKSAIIK from the exons ATGAGGCGCGCGCTTCCAGTAGTTTTGCTTCACTTATGGTGGAATTCTCTCCCGGAAGTATGTTCCTCGAG CTTGTTCAACGAAGATGTCAACAATTGCACTATGACGTCGAGGCTAATTCTACCAGAAGATTATGTCAAAG CAATTAGACCATTGGGAGCGCCTGTAATCGTCAACTTCAATATTTTAGTGGTCGACATTAACTCTATCAACGTTGAAGATATGGATTTTCG TGTGGACATGTTCGTTAGTCAAAGTTGGATAGAATCTCGACTGAATACGTCTCAAGATATTTTTGAAGAAGGCGACGATTATGCCATACTTCCCCCGGAATTTTTTGATAATCTTTGGCAACCGgatccatattttttaaattcgaaAGTTTCCG agATTGCGACTTTAAACCGTAAATTCTCATTAGTCACGTTATACcgaaataaaactattaaatattttgcacgAATTAACGCTATTGTCGCCTGTCAAATGGAGTTTCAATTGTACCCGATGGATATTCAAATCTGCCCAATTTACATAGAAAGCT TTTCTtatgacagaaaaaaattgcgCTTAAAGTGGGACGCGGGCGGTGTTACGGTAAATCCCGAATTGAAGCTTCTACAATACGACATTGGGAAGCCAATGGTATTCGAAGAAACTATAGATTATATGCTCGAGAAAAAtg GAAATTTCTCACGACTTGTAGTCTTCTTTCGCTTCGAGAGGCAAATCGGTCACCACTTGATACAAACGTTCGCACCGTCGACTCTCGTTGTGATGCTCTCCTGGTTCAGCTTCTGGCTGGACCTGGACGCGATTCCTGGTCGAATAGCTCTTCTGGTGACGAGTATGCTTACATTGGTAACGATGTTCACCGGTCTTAAAAGTGATATTCCACCAGTGGCGTATATCAAA GCATTGGACGTTTGGATGGCTGGCTGCATGATGTTCGTGTTCGCAGCTTTAAGTGAATTCGTCGTAGTGAAAGTGCTCGACTTCCGACGCATAAAAAATGATACGCAAAGTTTCATGGAATCTTGCTCGTTCTCG CGATTAATGATGAAAAGACAAAGCGTTTGGAATGGTGAGTTCTTACATGCGAGCAAATCGAGAAATAATCCTACCAATAAGCATCTACTGCCAACTCTCTGGCTAGATCCTGAATGCCAGATTAAACAAACGTGTAAAACACGCTCTCAACAAATAGATTGCTACAGCAGAGTTGTATTTCCTATACTCTTTTTGCTTTTTGTGGTTCTATATTGGCCGATAGTATTGTTTAAAAGcgctataataaaataa
- the LOC105200859 gene encoding glycine receptor subunit alphaZ1 isoform X4 produces the protein MRRALPVVLLHLWWNSLPEVCSSSLFNEDVNNCTMTSRLILPEDYVKAIRPLGAPVIVNFNILVVDINSINVEDMDFRVDMFVSQSWIESRLNTSQDIFEEGDDYAILPPEFFDNLWQPDPYFLNSKVSVSYDRKKLRLKWDAGGVTVNPELKLLQYDIGKPMVFEETIDYMLEKNGNFSRLVVFFRFERQIGHHLIQTFAPSTLVVMLSWFSFWLDLDAIPGRIALLVTSMLTLVTMFTGLKSDIPPVAYIKALDVWMAGCMMFVFAALSEFVVVKVLDFRRIKNDTQSFMESCSFSRLMMKRQSVWNGEFLHASKSRNNPTNKHLLPTLWLDPECQIKQTCKTRSQQIDCYSRVVFPILFLLFVVLYWPIVLFKSAIIK, from the exons ATGAGGCGCGCGCTTCCAGTAGTTTTGCTTCACTTATGGTGGAATTCTCTCCCGGAAGTATGTTCCTCGAG CTTGTTCAACGAAGATGTCAACAATTGCACTATGACGTCGAGGCTAATTCTACCAGAAGATTATGTCAAAG CAATTAGACCATTGGGAGCGCCTGTAATCGTCAACTTCAATATTTTAGTGGTCGACATTAACTCTATCAACGTTGAAGATATGGATTTTCG TGTGGACATGTTCGTTAGTCAAAGTTGGATAGAATCTCGACTGAATACGTCTCAAGATATTTTTGAAGAAGGCGACGATTATGCCATACTTCCCCCGGAATTTTTTGATAATCTTTGGCAACCGgatccatattttttaaattcgaaAGTTTCCG TTTCTtatgacagaaaaaaattgcgCTTAAAGTGGGACGCGGGCGGTGTTACGGTAAATCCCGAATTGAAGCTTCTACAATACGACATTGGGAAGCCAATGGTATTCGAAGAAACTATAGATTATATGCTCGAGAAAAAtg GAAATTTCTCACGACTTGTAGTCTTCTTTCGCTTCGAGAGGCAAATCGGTCACCACTTGATACAAACGTTCGCACCGTCGACTCTCGTTGTGATGCTCTCCTGGTTCAGCTTCTGGCTGGACCTGGACGCGATTCCTGGTCGAATAGCTCTTCTGGTGACGAGTATGCTTACATTGGTAACGATGTTCACCGGTCTTAAAAGTGATATTCCACCAGTGGCGTATATCAAA GCATTGGACGTTTGGATGGCTGGCTGCATGATGTTCGTGTTCGCAGCTTTAAGTGAATTCGTCGTAGTGAAAGTGCTCGACTTCCGACGCATAAAAAATGATACGCAAAGTTTCATGGAATCTTGCTCGTTCTCG CGATTAATGATGAAAAGACAAAGCGTTTGGAATGGTGAGTTCTTACATGCGAGCAAATCGAGAAATAATCCTACCAATAAGCATCTACTGCCAACTCTCTGGCTAGATCCTGAATGCCAGATTAAACAAACGTGTAAAACACGCTCTCAACAAATAGATTGCTACAGCAGAGTTGTATTTCCTATACTCTTTTTGCTTTTTGTGGTTCTATATTGGCCGATAGTATTGTTTAAAAGcgctataataaaataa
- the LOC105200859 gene encoding glycine receptor subunit alphaZ1 isoform X3, with translation MSKIKLSAAIRPLGAPVIVNFNILVVDINSINVEDMDFRVDMFVSQSWIESRLNTSQDIFEEGDDYAILPPEFFDNLWQPDPYFLNSKVSEIATLNRKFSLVTLYRNKTIKYFARINAIVACQMEFQLYPMDIQICPIYIESFSYDRKKLRLKWDAGGVTVNPELKLLQYDIGKPMVFEETIDYMLEKNGNFSRLVVFFRFERQIGHHLIQTFAPSTLVVMLSWFSFWLDLDAIPGRIALLVTSMLTLVTMFTGLKSDIPPVAYIKALDVWMAGCMMFVFAALSEFVVVKVLDFRRIKNDTQSFMESCSFSRLMMKRQSVWNGEFLHASKSRNNPTNKHLLPTLWLDPECQIKQTCKTRSQQIDCYSRVVFPILFLLFVVLYWPIVLFKSAIIK, from the exons ATGTCAAAG ataaaactcTCTGCAGCAATTAGACCATTGGGAGCGCCTGTAATCGTCAACTTCAATATTTTAGTGGTCGACATTAACTCTATCAACGTTGAAGATATGGATTTTCG TGTGGACATGTTCGTTAGTCAAAGTTGGATAGAATCTCGACTGAATACGTCTCAAGATATTTTTGAAGAAGGCGACGATTATGCCATACTTCCCCCGGAATTTTTTGATAATCTTTGGCAACCGgatccatattttttaaattcgaaAGTTTCCG agATTGCGACTTTAAACCGTAAATTCTCATTAGTCACGTTATACcgaaataaaactattaaatattttgcacgAATTAACGCTATTGTCGCCTGTCAAATGGAGTTTCAATTGTACCCGATGGATATTCAAATCTGCCCAATTTACATAGAAAGCT TTTCTtatgacagaaaaaaattgcgCTTAAAGTGGGACGCGGGCGGTGTTACGGTAAATCCCGAATTGAAGCTTCTACAATACGACATTGGGAAGCCAATGGTATTCGAAGAAACTATAGATTATATGCTCGAGAAAAAtg GAAATTTCTCACGACTTGTAGTCTTCTTTCGCTTCGAGAGGCAAATCGGTCACCACTTGATACAAACGTTCGCACCGTCGACTCTCGTTGTGATGCTCTCCTGGTTCAGCTTCTGGCTGGACCTGGACGCGATTCCTGGTCGAATAGCTCTTCTGGTGACGAGTATGCTTACATTGGTAACGATGTTCACCGGTCTTAAAAGTGATATTCCACCAGTGGCGTATATCAAA GCATTGGACGTTTGGATGGCTGGCTGCATGATGTTCGTGTTCGCAGCTTTAAGTGAATTCGTCGTAGTGAAAGTGCTCGACTTCCGACGCATAAAAAATGATACGCAAAGTTTCATGGAATCTTGCTCGTTCTCG CGATTAATGATGAAAAGACAAAGCGTTTGGAATGGTGAGTTCTTACATGCGAGCAAATCGAGAAATAATCCTACCAATAAGCATCTACTGCCAACTCTCTGGCTAGATCCTGAATGCCAGATTAAACAAACGTGTAAAACACGCTCTCAACAAATAGATTGCTACAGCAGAGTTGTATTTCCTATACTCTTTTTGCTTTTTGTGGTTCTATATTGGCCGATAGTATTGTTTAAAAGcgctataataaaataa
- the LOC105200858 gene encoding periodic tryptophan protein 2 homolog: protein MKFSYKFSNLLGTVYRKGELLFSPDGSSVISPVGNRISIFDLKNNKSMTLSVESRFNYTTIDISPNGSMLVAINTDGEAHIISLISKVILHKYRFKGRPKHVKFSPDGKHFAVCKGGGLFVFNAPGLQTGNYNPFIMERAFHGATAETTCVSWSFDSKLLVVGSKDATVKIYSLQKWANVRWITLGSHSDVIVECFFESKQYDLYTISKNGRLCIWECTLEPDEWVEWEPPSKKEKPKDSDSEDDIDLEKVVERTEKQKAHAERKLLESDDLSQDDTEEVSTKEGNKKIKMLGYKKQATFYLADEVQKQSKNVKLTAAAYHKDLHILVIGFNNGSFYLYEMPHANMIQSLSISRQRISSIALNPNGDWIAIGCSHAGQLLVWEWQSETYAMKQQGHRTDMNCLAYSPDGQYIITGGDDGKVKLWNTLSGFCIVTFQEHTSSISSVLFSHNRKFVASASLDGTVRAYDLARYRNFRTLTSPRPVQFSCLAIDASDEFLAAGGQDFFDIYLWSMKLGTLLEILSGHEGPVASLAFNPNLSSTEMVSVSWDKTLKIWNAVENGSAHETIRLSADALCVTYKPSGEEIAVATLDGQITFFECKTARQTGFIEGRTDLGAGRSKTDLVTAKKNLQSKAFTTLCYSADGTCILAGGRSKNVCIYNVQESILLKKYEITQNRSLDGVDDVINRRFMSEFGNKALIEHREGGNISLRLPGVKSGDMASRKVKPEVRVVCLQFSPTGQAWAAATTEGLLIYSLDVGLMFDPFQLELGITPDTVRETLEKHDYAKALMMALKLNEKLLTQQVIETIPYKEIELTMTNMPDIYIEKLLKFIASELELTRHIHFYLLWVETILTKYGSRINTALQIPVLLMLYKNMQKKYDDLSKICDFNQYTINYILRIGDLKSPKKVSNLAIMKDDESDSSVQEIDTDTDSD from the exons ATGAAATTCTCATAcaag TTTAGCAATTTGCTTGGCACAGTTTATCGTAAAGGAGAATTACTCTTTTCTCCTGATGGATCATCGGTTATTAGCCCTGTGGGCAatagaatttcaatttttgacttaaaaaa CAACAAATCTATGACTCTTTCTGTGGAAAGCAGATTTAATTATACTACTATTGATATATCACCAAATGGTAGTATGTTAGTTGCGATTAACAcag atgGTGAAGCTCATATCATCAGTTTAATAAGTAAAgtgattttacataaatatagatttaaagGACGTCCCAAGCATGTAAAGTTTTCTCCAGatggaaaacattttgcagtTTGTAAAGGAGGCGGTT TATTTGTTTTCAATGCACCTGGCTTACAAACGGGAAACTATAATCCTTTTATTATGGAACGTGCGTTTCACGGAGCTACCGCTGAGACAACGTGCGTTAGTTGGTCCTTCGATTCGAAGTTGTTAGTGGTCGGTTCAAAGGATGCAACTGTAAAGATATATAGTTTACAAAAATGGGCGAATGTCAGGTGGATTACGTTGGGTAGTCATTCCGACGTAATTGTGGAGTGTTTTTTTGAATCGAAACAATACGATTTGTACACTATTAGCAA AAATGGCCGTCTTTGTATCTGGGAATGCACACTTGAACCAGACGAGTGGGTTGAATGGGAACCACcttcaaagaaagaaaaacctAAAGACAGTGATAGCGAGGATGATATTGATTTGGAAAAAGTTGTGGAGAGAACAGAGAAGCAAAAGGCCCATGCTGAACGTAAATTATTAGAGTCTGACGATTTGTCGCAAGATGATACAGAAGAGGTTTCTACAAAAGAgggaaataagaaaatcaaaatgTTGGGATATAAAAAGCAAGCTACCTTTTATTTGGCAGATGAAGTTCAAAAGCAAAGTAAAAATGTGAAACTCACTGCAGCTGCTTATCATAAAGATTTACATATATTAGTTATAGGATTTAACAATGGttcattttatttgtatgaaaTGCCACATGCTAATATGATCCAGTCATTAAG CATTTCTCGACAGCGTATTTCATCGATTGCATTAAATCCTAATGGAGATTGGATAGCTATAGGATGCTCTCATGCTGGTCAGCTCTTGGTTTGGGAATGGCAAAGTGAAACGTATGCCATGAAACAGCAAGGGCACAGAACTGATATGAATTGTCTGGCGTACAGCCCTGACGGCCAATACATCATAACGGGTGGCGACGACGGAAAAGTTAAATTGTGGAATACATTATCAGGATTTTGTATAGTCACGTTTCAAGAGCATACTTCATCGATATCTAGTGTTCTATTTAGTCACAATCGTAAATTTGTCGCGTCTGCCTCGTTGGATGGAACGGTGCGAGCGTACGATCTAGCGAGGTACAGAAATTTCCGTACTCTCACTTCGCCACGTCCGGTGCAATTTTCCTGCTTAGCGATCGACGCGAGCGACGAGTTTCTCGCTGCAGGTGGCCAAGATTTCTTTGATATATATCTGTGGAGCATGAAACTTGGAACTCTTTTGGAG ATACTGAGTGGTCACGAGGGTCCTGTTGCAAGTTTGGCATTTAATCCTAATCTTTCCAGTACAGAAATGGTATCCGTATCCTGGgataaaacattgaaaatatggAATGCTGTTGAGAACGGGTCTGCGCACGAGACCATACGATTATCCGCCGATGCGCTGTGCGTGACTTACAAACCAAGTGGAGAAGAAATCGCTGTCGCTACATTGGATGGACAGATTACATTTTTTGAGTGTAAAACTGCAAGACAGACGGGTTTTATTGAGGGCAGAACCGATTTAGGTGCTGGCAGATCCAAAACAGATCTCGTCACGGCGAAAAAGAATTTGCAATCCAA AGCTTTCACTACGTTATGTTACTCGGCTGATGGCACGTGCATATTAGCTGGTGGTCGTTCCAAGAATGTGTGCATCTATAACGTTCAAGAATCgatattgttaaaaaagtatgaaattACTCAGAATAGATCGTTGGATGGTGTGGAT GATGTTATAAACAGGAGATTCATGAGTGAATTTGGAAACAAAGCTTTAATTGAGCATCGCGAAGGCGGAAATATATCACTACGATTACCAGGTGTTAAAAGTGGAGATATGGCAAGTAGAAAAGTCAAACCGGAAGTGAGAGTAGTTTGTTTACAATTTTCTCCCACAG GGCAAGCGTGGGCAGCAGCAACAACTGAAGGTTTATTAATATACTCTTTGGATGTTGGATTGATGTTTGATCCATTTCAATTAGAGCTTGGAATTACTCCAGATACCGTGAGAGAAACACTTGAAAAACATGACTATGCAAAAG CATTAATGATGGCATTGAAATTAAATGAGAAGCTATTAACACAACAAGTTATAGAGACCATTCCGTACAAAGAAA TTGAACTAACAATGACGAATATGCCAgacatttatattgaaaaactaCTAAAATTTATAGCATCCGAATTAGAATTAACGAGGCATATACATTTCTATCTTTTATGGGTGGAAACAATCTTGACAAAATATGGATCACGAATCAATACTGCGCTTCAGATACCAGTGTTGTTAATGCTGTATAAGAATATGCAAAAGAAATATGATGATCTCAGTAAAAT aTGTGATTTTAATCAGTATACGATAAATTACATATTGAGGATAGGAGACTTAAAATCTCCGAAAAAAGTATCAAACCTTGCAATTATGAAAGATGATGAGTCTGATTCTTCTGTACAAGAAATAGATACAGATACGGATTcagattaa